Within Burkholderiales bacterium, the genomic segment CCTGGGATATGCTGGCGGGCCAGGTCGAGCCGGAGCTCGGCGGCGACCGCAAGTACCTCGACATACTCGGCGTCAATTATTACCACTCGAACCAGTGGGAGTATCTGACCGGCGATCGCCTGCATTGGCATCTGAAGGATCCGCGCAGGCTGCCACTGCGCCATCTTCTGGCCGAAATTCACGAGCGCTATCAGTGTCCGTTGTTTATCGCGGAGACCAGCCACATCGGCGTCGGCCGCGGCGAGTGGATCCGGGAAATCGCCGAAGAAGTCCGCTGCGCGCGCGAACACGGCGTACCGGTCGGCGGAATTTGTTTGTACCCGATCATCGACCGGCCCGATTGGGAGAATTCGCACCATTGGCACAACAGCGGATTATGGGATCTGACGCTCGCTGGCGATGGCGGTTTCGAGAGAGTTTTATGCAAGGAATACGCGGCCGATCTGCACATTGCGCAAAGCATGGTGCACGCCTGACCGCTAATAGAAGAAAAGCCCATAGCCGCAACAGGAGAAAAGCAATGTCCGAATCGATCGTCGTGTTTTCCCATCTGCGCTGGGATTTTGTTTACCAGCGGCCACAACATCTGCTGTCGCGGCTGGCCAGGAACCGGCGCGTGATTTTTTTCCAGGAGCCGGTGTTGAGCAAGGAGCCGCAAGCGTTTCTCGACATTGCGCGCCCGCATGCGAATCTGGTGATATGCACGCCGCGCACCCCGATTGCGACGCCAGGTTTCCACGATCAACAGCTGCCTTACCTGAATCCGCTGCTGCAAAAAGTGCTGGGCGACGAAGCGGTCTCCGACTATATCGCCTGGTTCTACACGCCGATGGCGCTGCCGCTGATCAAGGATCTGCCGCCGCGCGCGATCGTTTACGATTGCATGGACGAGTTGTCGGCTTTCAAGAATGCGCCGCGCCAGTTGCTGCAAAGGGAAACCGCGTTATTGAAAGCGGCCGACATCGTGTTTACCGGCGGCCCCAGCTTGTACGAAGCAAAAAAAGACCGTCACGCAAACGTTCACTGTTTTGCCAGCAGTGTCGAGGCCGGGCATTTCGCGCAAGGCCGGGCCGGCGGCGACGAACCCGGGATGCAGGCGCAATTGCCGCGACCACGGCTCGGCTTCTTCGGCGTCCTCGACGAGCGCCTCGATCTGGACCTGCTCGACGCGCTCGCGCTCGCCCATCCCGAATGGCAGATCGTGATGGTCGGGCCGGTCGTCAAGATCGATCCGGCCAGTTTGCCGCGGCAGCCGAATATCCATTACTTCGGGCAGCAGAGCTATCAGGATTTGCCGAAATTCATCGGCGGCTGGGACGTCTGTTTGCTGCCGTTCGCGCTGAATGCGGCGACGCGCTATATCAGTCCGACCAAGACGCTCGAGTACATGGCCGCCGAACGGCCGATCGTCAGTACCCCGATCGTCGACGTGGCGGCGCCCTATGGCGACATCGTGTACATCGCTGAGAGCCGCGAGCGATTCATCGAACAATGCGAGCGGGCGCTGAGCGCGACGCCGGACGAGCGTGAAACGCGCTTCCGGAAGATGCGCGAAGTGCTGGGGCGAACTTCGTGGGATGCAACCGCGGCCGCCGTCGCTGCGCTCCTCGAAAACCTGCACGGTCATCAGCCGGAGCCAGCTGCAGCCGCGCTGTTGTCGAAAGCGACGCGCCCAGCGGAATCGGACGACGCGCTCCAGCAACAGCGTTTGACGCCGATGAAAACCGACGCGTCGAAATCGTCGCCCGTGGTCGTCATCGGCGCCGGGCCGACCGGGTTGTCCGCGGCCTATCACCTCGGCAGCGAGGCGCTGCTGCTCGAAAAAAACGCGACGGTAGGCGGCTGGTGCC encodes:
- a CDS encoding NAD(P)-binding protein, which codes for MSESIVVFSHLRWDFVYQRPQHLLSRLARNRRVIFFQEPVLSKEPQAFLDIARPHANLVICTPRTPIATPGFHDQQLPYLNPLLQKVLGDEAVSDYIAWFYTPMALPLIKDLPPRAIVYDCMDELSAFKNAPRQLLQRETALLKAADIVFTGGPSLYEAKKDRHANVHCFASSVEAGHFAQGRAGGDEPGMQAQLPRPRLGFFGVLDERLDLDLLDALALAHPEWQIVMVGPVVKIDPASLPRQPNIHYFGQQSYQDLPKFIGGWDVCLLPFALNAATRYISPTKTLEYMAAERPIVSTPIVDVAAPYGDIVYIAESRERFIEQCERALSATPDERETRFRKMREVLGRTSWDATAAAVAALLENLHGHQPEPAAAALLSKATRPAESDDALQQQRLTPMKTDASKSSPVVVIGAGPTGLSAAYHLGSEALLLEKNATVGGWCRSIEDGGFTFDYAGHIMFSNDPYVHQMYQMLLGDNVHWQEREAWVYSKNVYTRYPFQGALYGLPPEVARECIVGAIEARFGSIAPVSAGKTEKIMDCCGDGLLEAEAPLGKYRSAGNDRRKSPRNFEDFIYRVWGAGIARHFAIPYNRKIWAHPLQDMETSWLGGRVPLPDLGEMIEGALRPVAKPMGPNARFGYPLRGGFQALMNGFLPHLKGELKLNTAVAGVSPAQRCVILADGSSHSYRALISTMPLPQLIRMTGNEAPAEVRAAAQALRHVPVRCVNLGIGRENITEKHWIYYPEETVFHRIFVQGNASPHCNPPGGFGLTCEITYSEHKPLPCDGDALIESCIADCVKVGVIRGDDAIVVRNQVDMPYAYVLYDHGRAKNVAVIRAWLAAHDILLAGRYSEWEYYNSDHAFLAGKKAAEQVSAQTMREQQATA